In the Pseudomonas sp. DTU_2021_1001937_2_SI_NGA_ILE_001 genome, one interval contains:
- a CDS encoding XAC2610-related protein has translation MPLLASATPTPQNYGELDLDAFQKTPRTTWNIEDFSDRYRATLELNDEQEVFRPGILRVYDRQSGAELIQVSSDELVLAIDDKSGDVKSNVHELPYGEQSVLIYDDFNFDGIKDLALMDGQFSCYHGPSFQVFLGTPDGFRHSDSFTELAQNYCGFFDYDAESRTINVSAKDGCCRHWFSTYEVVNGEPVLKAEREVDYTGVPGISTHTVTWVVDGTKVVSTTQMWEEDDQRQVLLSFRLVPSGKRIMLFRPDKTSPVYYAAVNDKDEVDLLYPEGDAQALEYSSDRHVLSFVRGDTTYRILGDAKGKPLSMEVVIKGKTTPLKLQPGSVQGSLLKVWEAMQETGP, from the coding sequence ATGCCGCTGCTGGCCAGCGCCACCCCTACACCCCAGAACTATGGCGAGCTGGACCTCGACGCGTTCCAGAAAACGCCCCGGACCACCTGGAACATCGAAGACTTCTCCGACCGCTACCGCGCCACCCTGGAATTGAACGATGAGCAGGAAGTGTTCCGCCCCGGCATCCTGCGCGTGTACGACAGGCAGAGCGGTGCCGAGCTGATCCAGGTGAGTTCCGACGAACTGGTGCTGGCCATCGACGACAAGAGCGGTGACGTCAAAAGCAACGTCCACGAGCTGCCCTACGGCGAGCAGAGCGTGCTGATCTACGACGACTTCAACTTCGACGGCATCAAGGACCTGGCGCTGATGGACGGCCAGTTCAGCTGCTACCACGGGCCGTCGTTCCAGGTGTTTCTCGGCACCCCGGACGGCTTTCGCCACAGCGACTCGTTCACCGAGCTGGCGCAGAACTACTGCGGGTTCTTCGACTACGACGCCGAGAGCCGCACCATCAACGTTTCGGCCAAGGACGGCTGCTGCAGGCACTGGTTCAGCACCTACGAGGTGGTGAACGGCGAGCCGGTGCTCAAGGCCGAGCGGGAGGTCGACTACACCGGCGTGCCGGGCATCTCGACCCACACGGTGACCTGGGTGGTCGACGGCACCAAGGTCGTCAGCACCACGCAGATGTGGGAGGAAGACGACCAGCGCCAGGTGCTGCTGTCCTTCAGGTTGGTGCCTTCGGGCAAGCGCATCATGCTGTTCCGTCCCGACAAGACCTCACCGGTGTACTACGCCGCGGTGAATGACAAGGACGAGGTGGACCTGCTGTATCCCGAAGGCGACGCGCAAGCGCTGGAGTACTCCAGCGACCGCCATGTGCTGAGCTTCGTACGGGGTGACACCACCTACCGCATTCTCGGTGACGCCAAAGGCAAGCCGCTGAGCATGGAAGTGGTGATCAAAGGCAAGACCACACCGCTGAAACTGCAGCCGGGTTCGGTGCAAGGTTCGCTGTTGAAGGTCTGGGAGGCGATGCAGGAAACCGGGCCATGA
- a CDS encoding XRE family transcriptional regulator, which produces MELKDRLKLARKNAGLSQSELAERAGIKQASVSEIERGLSRTSGYLVKIAQICGVDPIWLAEGTAPSGQPSLPALAPAEPPASTSVDQVRSMLAKIGNGLSEQARNKILAVVDEAVSQGDAMPVDTSALRPRTDEILIPQYDIRAAMGHGQVPADYNEAIRNLVVREDVLQGKGVSYTSTAALAVITGWGQSMEGTINDKDPVIVDRGINEFIGEGIYVISWHGLLYIKRLQMLDAEHFWLISDNTRHKDQQARIDDVTIHAKVLLVLNVKKV; this is translated from the coding sequence ATGGAACTTAAAGACCGCCTGAAACTGGCCCGCAAGAATGCCGGCCTCTCCCAATCGGAGCTTGCCGAGCGTGCCGGTATCAAGCAGGCCTCGGTGTCGGAAATCGAACGGGGCCTGTCCCGGACAAGCGGTTATCTGGTGAAGATCGCGCAGATTTGCGGCGTCGATCCCATCTGGCTGGCCGAAGGCACCGCCCCATCCGGCCAACCGTCATTGCCCGCCCTGGCGCCTGCCGAGCCGCCGGCCTCCACCTCTGTGGACCAGGTTCGCTCGATGCTGGCCAAGATCGGCAACGGCCTTTCAGAGCAGGCACGCAACAAGATCCTCGCAGTGGTCGACGAAGCGGTTTCGCAAGGTGATGCCATGCCTGTCGACACCTCGGCCCTGCGCCCGCGTACCGACGAAATCCTGATTCCGCAATACGACATCCGCGCCGCCATGGGCCACGGCCAGGTGCCGGCCGACTACAACGAAGCCATCCGTAACCTGGTGGTGCGCGAAGATGTGCTGCAGGGCAAGGGCGTGAGCTACACCTCCACGGCGGCGCTGGCGGTGATCACCGGCTGGGGCCAGAGCATGGAGGGTACGATCAACGACAAGGACCCGGTCATCGTCGACCGTGGCATCAACGAGTTCATCGGCGAAGGCATCTACGTCATCAGCTGGCACGGCCTGCTGTATATCAAGCGCCTGCAGATGCTCGATGCCGAGCACTTCTGGCTGATCTCCGACAACACCCGCCACAAGGACCAGCAGGCCAGGATCGACGACGTGACGATCCATGCCAAGGTGCTGCTGGTCCTCAATGTAAAGAAGGTCTGA
- a CDS encoding OprD family porin: MVLNTTPRTTAAVLASALLLQGTAQAEGFIDDSSASLNLRNFFFERHFTAPGVAQREAREWTQSFIFDARSGFTSGTVAFGVDVLGKYAVKLDGGAGRYGALLLPRDSDGDPASSFGRLGVAFKARISETELKVGEWMPNLPILTADDFRALPQTFRGAQLSSRDIRNWTLYAGEFDKTSLRNDSSMEDLAFNGARSDGFRYLGGDYRSPSKNTTVRLWAGELKDIYQQQYAAIIQRWALTDGVSLTANLGHFRGRDDGSAKAGRLDNHTTSLLLGLGVGAHTFSLGLQRVGGDTGWMRVTGTGGIYLANNTFNHAFDNPREKSWQLRYDLDFAGYGVPGLTLMTRYVKGSDVQLRGVDDGGEWVRESELGYVVQGGSLKNLSLRWRNASVRRDFNASDYDENRLIVSYPIKFF; encoded by the coding sequence ATGGTCTTGAACACAACACCCCGCACCACCGCTGCCGTACTGGCGTCGGCCCTGCTGCTGCAGGGCACTGCGCAGGCCGAAGGCTTCATCGACGACAGCAGCGCCAGCCTCAACCTGCGCAATTTCTTTTTCGAGCGCCACTTCACCGCGCCGGGCGTGGCCCAGCGTGAAGCACGGGAGTGGACGCAGAGTTTCATCTTCGACGCGCGTTCCGGCTTCACCTCCGGCACGGTGGCTTTTGGCGTCGATGTACTGGGCAAGTACGCGGTCAAGCTCGATGGCGGCGCTGGCCGCTACGGTGCCTTGCTGCTGCCCCGCGACAGTGATGGCGACCCGGCGTCCAGCTTCGGCCGCCTGGGCGTGGCCTTCAAGGCGCGGATTTCGGAAACCGAACTGAAGGTGGGAGAGTGGATGCCCAACCTGCCGATCCTCACCGCCGACGACTTTCGTGCGCTGCCGCAGACCTTCCGTGGCGCGCAACTGAGCTCCCGCGACATTCGGAACTGGACGCTGTATGCCGGCGAATTCGACAAGACCAGCCTGCGCAACGACTCGTCCATGGAGGACCTGGCGTTCAACGGCGCCCGCAGCGATGGCTTCCGCTACCTGGGCGGTGACTACCGCAGCCCGTCGAAGAACACCACCGTGCGGCTGTGGGCCGGTGAGCTCAAGGACATCTACCAGCAGCAGTACGCGGCGATCATCCAACGCTGGGCACTGACCGACGGCGTGAGCCTGACCGCCAACCTCGGGCACTTCCGTGGCCGCGACGATGGCAGTGCCAAGGCCGGGCGTCTGGACAACCACACCACCTCCCTGCTGCTGGGCCTCGGCGTCGGCGCGCACACCTTCAGCCTGGGCCTGCAGCGCGTCGGCGGCGACACCGGCTGGATGCGCGTGACCGGCACCGGCGGTATCTACCTGGCCAACAACACCTTCAACCACGCCTTCGACAATCCCAGGGAGAAGTCCTGGCAGTTGCGCTATGACCTGGACTTCGCCGGCTACGGCGTGCCGGGCCTGACCCTGATGACTCGCTACGTGAAAGGCAGCGACGTGCAACTGCGCGGCGTGGACGACGGCGGCGAATGGGTACGCGAGTCCGAACTGGGCTATGTGGTGCAGGGCGGCAGCCTGAAGAACCTGTCGCTGCGCTGGCGCAATGCGAGCGTGCGGCGTGACTTCAACGCCAGCGACTATGACGAGAATCGCCTGATCGTCAGCTACCCGATCAAATTCTTCTGA
- a CDS encoding MFS transporter — protein sequence MLTQRVDADAAIPRDAAEPLSEAATDQARISARLERLPITRQVFWARNIIGAATFFDGYTVIAIAYAMPVLVKEWSLTPAQIGLILSAGYLGQLFGAVLFGSLAERIGRMKVLTFTILLFVAMDVACLFATSAAAMMAFRFLQGIGTGGEVPVASAYVNELIGSKKRGRFFLLYEVMFLLGLVGAGVIGYLLVPLYGWKVMFAVGLVPAMLLIPLRFFLFESPRWLASKGRIAEADRIVSRLEASASKAGHTLAEPEELPPLQKNSNRQGWKELFRGMYFKRSLVIWAMWFGAYMVANGLITWLPTLYRQHFHLPLETSLAYGFMTSAAGVVAAVICALLIDKVGRRRWYIGALFAAALPLTALALTGATTPLQILLMAGLGYALVQTVTFSLYLYSAELYPTRLRALGTGIGSAWLRLGSAAGPLVVGMAISGAGVHYVFGTFAIVLLVTGVITALFAIETKGRVLEELSP from the coding sequence ATGTTGACACAGCGTGTAGACGCCGACGCCGCGATACCTCGCGACGCCGCCGAACCCCTGAGTGAAGCCGCGACCGACCAGGCGCGCATCAGCGCCCGGCTGGAACGCCTGCCGATCACCCGCCAGGTGTTCTGGGCGCGCAACATCATTGGTGCGGCGACCTTCTTCGATGGCTACACGGTCATCGCCATTGCCTACGCCATGCCGGTGCTGGTCAAGGAGTGGAGCCTGACCCCGGCGCAGATTGGCCTGATCCTGTCCGCCGGTTACCTGGGCCAGCTGTTCGGCGCGGTGCTGTTCGGCTCGCTGGCCGAGCGCATCGGCCGCATGAAGGTGCTGACCTTCACCATTCTGCTGTTCGTGGCCATGGACGTGGCCTGCCTGTTCGCCACCAGCGCAGCAGCGATGATGGCTTTCAGATTTCTGCAGGGCATCGGTACGGGCGGCGAGGTGCCGGTGGCCAGTGCCTACGTCAACGAGCTGATCGGCTCGAAGAAACGCGGGCGGTTCTTCCTGCTCTACGAGGTCATGTTCCTGCTGGGTCTGGTGGGGGCCGGCGTCATCGGCTACCTGCTGGTGCCGCTGTACGGCTGGAAAGTGATGTTCGCCGTGGGGCTGGTGCCGGCGATGCTGCTGATTCCGCTGCGCTTCTTCCTGTTCGAGTCGCCGCGCTGGCTGGCTTCCAAGGGCCGCATCGCCGAAGCCGATCGCATCGTCAGCCGCCTGGAAGCCAGTGCCAGCAAGGCCGGGCATACCCTGGCCGAGCCCGAGGAACTGCCGCCGCTGCAAAAAAACAGCAATCGCCAGGGCTGGAAAGAGCTGTTCCGTGGCATGTACTTCAAGCGCTCGCTGGTGATCTGGGCCATGTGGTTCGGCGCCTACATGGTCGCCAACGGGCTGATTACCTGGCTGCCGACCCTGTACCGCCAGCATTTCCACCTGCCGCTGGAAACCAGCCTGGCCTACGGCTTCATGACCTCGGCGGCCGGTGTGGTGGCGGCGGTGATCTGCGCGCTGTTGATCGACAAGGTCGGGCGTCGGCGCTGGTACATCGGTGCCCTGTTCGCCGCCGCGCTGCCACTGACCGCCCTGGCCCTGACCGGCGCGACCACGCCGCTGCAGATCCTGCTGATGGCCGGGCTTGGCTATGCCCTGGTGCAGACCGTGACCTTCTCGCTGTACCTGTACTCGGCCGAGCTGTACCCGACCCGCCTGCGGGCCCTGGGCACCGGTATCGGCAGTGCCTGGCTGCGCCTGGGCTCGGCGGCGGGGCCGCTGGTGGTCGGCATGGCGATATCCGGTGCGGGTGTGCACTACGTGTTCGGCACCTTCGCCATCGTGTTGCTGGTCACCGGCGTCATCACCGCCTTGTTCGCCATCGAAACCAAGGGCCGGGTACTTGAAGAACTTTCACCATGA
- a CDS encoding Com family DNA-binding transcriptional regulator gives MLNDCRCGKCNKLLARVGELTELQIKCSRCGTLNHVKAASLEPSPLSDMNAEFSETIIRLKR, from the coding sequence ATGCTTAACGATTGTCGATGCGGTAAGTGCAACAAACTTCTCGCCCGCGTGGGTGAGTTGACCGAGCTCCAGATCAAGTGCTCCCGGTGTGGGACCTTGAATCATGTGAAGGCCGCGAGCCTCGAGCCGTCGCCTTTGAGCGACATGAATGCGGAATTCTCCGAGACAATCATTCGACTTAAAAGGTAA
- a CDS encoding phage holin, lambda family yields MPEKPDSWARIYLALSDPLWQGVIMAVVIAFLRVLYDARETRPWRIILESLICGCLSLVASTVIEWMAWPASLSVAAGGTIGFLGVTAMREMLLRVINRKADST; encoded by the coding sequence ATGCCTGAAAAACCAGACTCCTGGGCTCGAATCTATCTGGCCCTCTCGGACCCTCTATGGCAGGGCGTGATCATGGCGGTAGTCATCGCGTTCTTGCGTGTGCTGTACGACGCAAGGGAAACCCGGCCCTGGCGAATCATCCTCGAGTCGTTGATCTGCGGTTGCCTGAGCCTGGTGGCGTCCACCGTCATCGAGTGGATGGCGTGGCCCGCCAGCCTGTCCGTGGCGGCCGGCGGCACCATCGGTTTTCTGGGGGTGACGGCCATGCGCGAGATGCTGCTGCGGGTCATCAACCGCAAGGCGGATTCGACATGA
- a CDS encoding antiterminator Q family protein encodes MKKRTYAGKPMGDTEWLLEQWGWWRMDGAGMPRYISPLYALIRDNTPGQGGSKSYTLTDDLALVIDHAVARLTARDQQMGDFVWLYFGAKYPALRIGREAGLGEAKARELIKAGVAWIDAALENLREAA; translated from the coding sequence ATGAAAAAACGCACCTACGCAGGCAAGCCGATGGGTGACACCGAATGGCTGCTGGAGCAATGGGGATGGTGGCGCATGGACGGCGCCGGCATGCCGCGCTACATCTCGCCGCTGTATGCGCTGATACGCGATAACACACCCGGCCAGGGTGGCAGCAAGTCCTACACCCTGACCGACGACCTGGCGCTGGTCATCGACCACGCGGTGGCAAGGCTGACGGCCAGGGACCAACAAATGGGCGATTTCGTCTGGTTGTACTTCGGCGCCAAATACCCGGCCCTGCGCATCGGTCGTGAGGCCGGCCTGGGCGAAGCCAAGGCGCGGGAACTGATCAAGGCCGGTGTGGCCTGGATCGACGCGGCACTGGAAAACCTGCGCGAAGCGGCATGA
- a CDS encoding saccharopine dehydrogenase family protein, with protein sequence MKKNVLIIGAGGVAKVVAHKCAQHNDELGRIAIASRNISKCQAIIDSVKAKGSLKQPADIQAFALNALDIEATKALIRETESQIVINVGSAFLNMSVLRACIDTGVAYLDTAIHEEPGKICETPPWYGNYEWKHLEECQQKNVTAILGVGFDPGVVNAYAALAQQQHFDRIDSIDILDVNAGSHGKYFATNFDPEINFREFTGQVWSWQNNQWTSNTMFEVKRTDDLPVVGSQNLYLTGHDEVHSLSKNLDVPNVRFWMSFGEHYINVFTVLKNLGLLSEQPVKTAEGLEVVPLKVVKAVLPDPASLAPGYTGKTCIGDLVKGTKDGKAREVFIYNVADHTEAYAETDSQGISYTAGVPPVAAALLVARGEWDVKHMANVEELPAEPFLKLLDVMGLPTRIKDEHGDRPWDQAI encoded by the coding sequence TTGAAGAAGAACGTTCTTATCATTGGTGCAGGAGGTGTCGCCAAGGTGGTGGCCCACAAGTGCGCGCAGCACAACGACGAACTCGGTCGTATTGCCATCGCGTCGCGCAACATCTCCAAATGCCAGGCCATCATCGACAGTGTCAAGGCCAAGGGCAGCCTCAAGCAGCCCGCTGATATCCAGGCCTTCGCCCTGAACGCACTGGATATCGAGGCGACCAAGGCGCTGATCCGCGAAACCGAATCGCAGATCGTCATCAACGTCGGTTCCGCCTTCCTCAACATGTCGGTGCTGCGTGCCTGCATCGATACCGGCGTGGCCTACCTGGACACCGCCATTCACGAAGAACCCGGCAAGATCTGCGAGACGCCGCCGTGGTATGGCAACTACGAGTGGAAGCACCTCGAGGAATGCCAGCAGAAGAACGTCACCGCCATTCTGGGCGTGGGTTTCGACCCGGGCGTGGTCAACGCCTATGCGGCCCTGGCGCAGCAACAGCATTTCGACCGCATTGATTCGATCGACATCCTCGACGTCAATGCCGGTTCCCATGGCAAATATTTCGCCACCAATTTCGACCCGGAAATCAACTTCCGCGAATTCACCGGGCAGGTGTGGAGCTGGCAGAACAACCAGTGGACCAGCAACACCATGTTCGAAGTCAAGCGCACCGACGACCTGCCGGTCGTGGGTTCGCAGAACCTGTACCTCACCGGCCACGACGAAGTGCACTCGCTGTCCAAGAACCTGGACGTGCCGAACGTACGCTTCTGGATGAGCTTCGGCGAGCACTACATCAACGTCTTCACCGTGCTGAAGAACCTCGGCCTGCTCTCCGAGCAACCGGTCAAGACCGCCGAAGGCCTGGAAGTGGTGCCGCTGAAAGTGGTCAAGGCCGTGCTGCCTGACCCGGCCTCGCTGGCGCCGGGCTACACCGGCAAGACCTGCATCGGTGACCTGGTCAAGGGCACCAAGGATGGCAAGGCGCGCGAAGTGTTCATCTACAACGTCGCCGACCACACCGAAGCCTACGCCGAGACCGACAGCCAGGGCATCTCTTACACCGCCGGTGTACCGCCCGTGGCCGCTGCGCTGCTGGTGGCTCGCGGCGAGTGGGACGTCAAGCACATGGCCAACGTCGAGGAGCTGCCAGCCGAGCCGTTCCTCAAGCTGCTGGACGTGATGGGCCTGCCGACCCGCATCAAGGACGAACACGGCGACCGCCCATGGGATCAGGCTATCTGA
- a CDS encoding YoaK family protein, which translates to MLPNTPLHSSARRRHLHSLRGRVGLWLVAGLSVLAGMTDAIGLLATGDFVSFMSGNTTRLAVALGDGDLPGVLRLSLAVLCFVLGNAAGVILARWFQHRAAPLLGVVTALLLFAGFYPQPEVGFVAAILAMGMLNAVVEQVNGLPIGLTYVTGALSRFGRGLGRWLLGERPQGWRVQLVPWTGMLIGAALGAFIEQRLGLAAMAVAAGLASILALAALFIPHRWQRTFMPR; encoded by the coding sequence ATGCTTCCGAATACCCCCCTGCACAGCAGCGCCCGACGCCGCCACCTGCACAGCCTGCGCGGTCGCGTGGGGTTGTGGCTGGTGGCCGGGCTGTCGGTGCTCGCGGGCATGACCGATGCCATCGGCCTGCTCGCCACCGGCGATTTCGTATCCTTCATGAGCGGCAACACCACGCGCCTGGCCGTGGCGCTCGGCGACGGCGACCTGCCCGGCGTGCTGCGCCTGAGCCTGGCGGTACTGTGCTTCGTGCTGGGCAACGCCGCCGGGGTGATTCTCGCCCGCTGGTTCCAGCACCGCGCCGCCCCGCTGCTCGGCGTGGTCACAGCGCTGCTGCTGTTCGCCGGCTTCTACCCCCAGCCCGAGGTCGGCTTCGTCGCGGCGATCCTGGCGATGGGCATGCTCAATGCCGTGGTCGAACAAGTCAACGGCCTACCCATCGGCCTGACCTACGTCACCGGCGCCCTGTCACGCTTTGGCCGAGGCCTGGGCCGCTGGCTGCTGGGCGAACGCCCCCAGGGCTGGCGCGTGCAGCTGGTGCCCTGGACCGGCATGCTGATCGGCGCCGCGCTAGGCGCCTTCATCGAACAGCGCCTGGGCCTGGCGGCCATGGCCGTGGCAGCCGGGCTGGCCTCGATACTCGCCCTCGCCGCGCTGTTCATCCCGCATCGCTGGCAGCGTACTTTCATGCCGCGCTAG
- a CDS encoding carboxynorspermidine decarboxylase: MINTPYYLIDKQKLLVNLEKIAYVRKQSGAKALLALKCFATWSVFDLMQQYMDGTTSSSLFELKLGRQKFAGETHAYSVAWADDEIGEMVENCDKIIFNTISQLERFAGATEGKIRGLRVNPQVSSSDYLLADPARPFSRLGEWDPEKIAAVMDKISGFMFHNNCENGDFNLFDQMLTKIEERFGELLHKVEWVSLGGGIHFTGEGYALDEFCARLKRFSEQYGVQVYLEPGEAAITQSASLEVTVLDTLYNGKHLAVVDSSIEAHMLDLLIYRLNAKMAPNDGEHTYMVCGKSCLAGDIFGEYQFDRPLAIGDRLSFIDAAGYTMVKKNWFNGLKMPAIVVKQLDGSVDVVREFGFEDYLSSLS, from the coding sequence ATGATCAACACGCCGTACTACCTCATCGACAAACAGAAGCTGCTGGTCAACCTGGAGAAGATCGCTTACGTGCGCAAGCAGTCCGGCGCCAAGGCCCTGCTGGCGCTCAAGTGCTTCGCCACCTGGTCGGTGTTCGACCTGATGCAGCAGTACATGGACGGCACCACCTCCAGCTCGCTGTTCGAGCTCAAGCTCGGCCGCCAGAAGTTCGCCGGCGAAACCCACGCCTACAGCGTGGCCTGGGCCGATGACGAAATCGGCGAGATGGTCGAGAACTGCGACAAGATCATCTTCAACACCATCAGCCAGCTGGAGCGCTTCGCTGGCGCGACCGAAGGCAAGATTCGCGGCCTGCGCGTCAACCCGCAGGTGAGCAGCTCCGACTACCTGCTGGCCGACCCGGCGCGCCCGTTCAGCCGCCTGGGCGAGTGGGACCCGGAGAAGATTGCTGCAGTGATGGATAAAATCTCCGGCTTCATGTTCCACAACAACTGCGAGAACGGTGACTTCAACCTGTTCGACCAGATGCTGACAAAAATCGAAGAACGCTTCGGCGAGCTGCTGCACAAGGTCGAGTGGGTCAGCCTGGGTGGCGGCATTCACTTCACCGGTGAAGGCTATGCGCTGGACGAATTCTGCGCGCGCCTGAAGCGCTTCTCGGAACAATACGGCGTGCAGGTTTACCTGGAGCCGGGCGAGGCTGCCATCACCCAGAGCGCCTCGCTGGAAGTGACCGTACTCGACACGCTGTACAACGGCAAGCACCTGGCCGTGGTCGACAGCTCCATCGAAGCGCACATGCTCGACCTGCTGATCTACCGCCTCAACGCCAAGATGGCCCCCAACGACGGTGAACACACCTACATGGTGTGCGGCAAGTCGTGCCTGGCCGGCGACATCTTCGGCGAGTACCAATTCGATCGTCCGCTGGCCATCGGCGATCGGCTGTCGTTCATCGACGCCGCAGGTTACACCATGGTCAAGAAGAACTGGTTCAACGGTCTGAAAATGCCGGCGATCGTCGTGAAGCAACTCGACGGCAGCGTCGATGTGGTTCGCGAGTTCGGTTTTGAAGATTATCTGTCCAGCCTGTCCTGA
- a CDS encoding dihydrodipicolinate synthase family protein, which translates to MSTKNTIDLKGLVPAPVTPFTRDGKVDFDAIHKLGSWLGSFNGVKGLVVLGHAGEGTFLTQAEQAQVIQAFKESVGGRLPIIAGITGEGTQVAAEEAVRAVEAGASAGLVYPSHGWLRFGYQKGAAQDRYKAIYEHSGLPLILFQYPDATKATYDLETQLDIARQPGVFAMKNGVRNMRRWDTEIPVVRREVPDLQILTCHDEYLLHTMFDVDGALVGYGGLTPEPLIELIEAGKRKDYPAARALHDRLLPVTRNVYHRGSHMEGTVALKHGLVARGILDHATVRSPLLPLAEGADREIADALRSAGLV; encoded by the coding sequence ATGAGCACTAAAAACACCATCGATCTCAAAGGCCTGGTTCCGGCGCCTGTCACCCCGTTTACCCGTGACGGCAAAGTGGACTTCGACGCCATCCACAAACTCGGTTCCTGGCTGGGCAGCTTCAATGGCGTGAAAGGCCTGGTGGTGCTGGGGCATGCAGGGGAGGGCACCTTCCTGACCCAGGCCGAGCAGGCGCAGGTGATCCAGGCGTTCAAGGAGTCGGTGGGCGGGCGCCTGCCGATCATCGCCGGCATCACCGGCGAAGGCACCCAGGTGGCTGCCGAGGAAGCGGTACGCGCGGTCGAGGCCGGTGCCTCGGCGGGCCTGGTGTATCCCTCCCACGGCTGGCTGCGCTTCGGCTACCAGAAGGGCGCCGCGCAGGACCGCTACAAGGCCATCTACGAGCACAGCGGCCTGCCGCTGATCCTGTTCCAGTACCCCGATGCCACCAAGGCCACCTACGACCTGGAAACCCAACTGGACATCGCCCGCCAGCCTGGCGTGTTCGCCATGAAGAACGGGGTGCGCAACATGCGCCGCTGGGACACCGAGATTCCGGTGGTACGCCGTGAGGTGCCTGACCTGCAGATCCTCACCTGCCACGACGAATACCTGCTGCACACCATGTTCGACGTGGACGGTGCGCTGGTCGGCTACGGCGGCCTGACTCCCGAGCCGCTGATCGAGCTGATCGAAGCCGGCAAGCGCAAGGATTACCCGGCCGCCCGTGCCCTGCACGACCGCCTGCTGCCCGTGACCCGCAACGTCTACCACCGTGGCTCGCACATGGAAGGCACCGTGGCCCTCAAGCATGGCCTGGTCGCCCGCGGCATCCTTGACCACGCCACCGTGCGCTCGCCGCTGCTGCCACTGGCCGAGGGCGCCGACCGCGAGATCGCCGACGCCCTGCGTTCGGCTGGCCTGGTCTGA
- a CDS encoding putidacin L1 family lectin-like bacteriocin yields MALNLRSLSKNGQSILPPMTLLGGSQYLQSPNGRFKLLAQEDLNLALYDGDSAVWVADASVPYSSQVGMTVRDDPSPMVYMYYNLKLRDGDRRRIWSTTGSDVIGGNLTDAASRTHLQLQDDGNLVIVDLLPLWASNMSLPVAPDIPAVFIQPGTTLHPGDSFAIGSTQLLFQADGNLVVYGAGGVVHWASYTQNLGAVSAVMQPDGNFVIYGAGGVALWNSGTPGQPSAYGRLQADGSFSIVSDRVCWARFGYTPTITPTRTMPRYSGNPYTDPWKTKDFPVWTF; encoded by the coding sequence ATGGCACTGAATCTACGCAGCCTATCTAAAAACGGTCAATCCATTCTTCCCCCTATGACACTTTTGGGGGGGAGCCAATATCTGCAGTCTCCTAACGGGCGCTTCAAGCTACTGGCCCAAGAAGACCTCAACTTGGCACTGTATGATGGAGACTCAGCTGTATGGGTAGCCGATGCAAGCGTTCCTTATTCATCTCAAGTAGGGATGACTGTTCGGGATGATCCAAGCCCTATGGTTTATATGTACTACAACCTTAAGCTGCGTGATGGTGATCGTCGTCGGATCTGGAGCACTACGGGCTCTGATGTTATTGGCGGAAATCTGACTGACGCGGCGAGCCGAACCCATCTACAGCTTCAAGATGACGGAAATCTGGTTATTGTTGATCTCCTGCCATTGTGGGCGAGCAATATGTCGTTACCTGTTGCTCCAGACATTCCGGCAGTGTTTATACAGCCTGGGACCACGCTGCACCCGGGTGATTCTTTCGCTATCGGCAGTACGCAGCTACTTTTCCAGGCTGATGGAAACCTCGTTGTTTATGGCGCAGGCGGGGTTGTGCACTGGGCTTCTTACACGCAAAACCTAGGTGCTGTGTCAGCAGTAATGCAGCCTGATGGTAACTTTGTGATTTATGGGGCGGGGGGTGTCGCACTATGGAACAGCGGCACCCCTGGTCAGCCGAGTGCATACGGCCGCCTGCAGGCTGATGGTTCCTTTTCAATTGTGAGTGATCGCGTCTGCTGGGCTCGCTTCGGCTACACGCCAACGATCACTCCTACCCGGACGATGCCCAGATATTCGGGTAATCCTTATACTGATCCATGGAAAACGAAAGATTTCCCGGTCTGGACTTTCTGA